The following proteins are encoded in a genomic region of Leptospira mtsangambouensis:
- a CDS encoding P-loop ATPase, Sll1717 family produces the protein MLTTQELRSINFGNEAGDDIEPGELKRYFVELPNIKTFTNLNEKIVIATAKKGIGKSALIQWLSIPDHYLDIKPLIVKIRGADISRERLNLKSTLENPQDYIADWMKRIATIINREIAKNINLALSDDSISLVETAELEGFRSRSIISSLLDRLKLVIEKKQITTEKIPIKNELELLKRFNCNYIIFLIDDLDATFQNKEKELLELSTFFSACRYLLQDVKDISFRITMRSDVWPIIRRFDESLDKVEQYVQELKWSESVFKQLLYKRLEYEFNKNKIARKKEYYTSYKDNYYLNQVFEKQMEWGAKLQYTYRVLYTLSYSRPRWGIQLCKLAQKQALSENKTLINRNILTTVWGEYGKKRISDLISEHKHQSKDIEEIINAFRGVERRLSRDELILTIKNKILNHLSTIIDGEKVNSPLQIGHFLYRIGFIVARSNIETDQYHHYYFEEMPDFLSNRTNSDFGMEWEIHPCFRQALDIVKLNESKLAKNKHR, from the coding sequence ATGCTAACAACACAAGAACTCAGATCAATAAATTTTGGCAACGAAGCCGGTGATGATATCGAACCTGGAGAACTTAAACGATATTTCGTAGAACTTCCAAACATAAAAACATTTACAAACTTAAATGAAAAAATTGTTATTGCTACAGCAAAAAAAGGGATTGGAAAATCGGCATTAATTCAATGGCTTTCCATTCCAGATCATTATTTAGATATAAAACCCCTTATCGTTAAAATTAGAGGAGCTGATATTTCAAGAGAAAGGTTAAACTTAAAATCAACTCTTGAAAATCCGCAAGATTATATTGCAGATTGGATGAAAAGAATTGCCACTATCATAAATAGAGAAATAGCAAAAAACATAAATTTAGCGCTTAGCGATGACTCGATTTCTTTAGTTGAAACCGCTGAATTAGAAGGATTTCGCTCAAGATCCATAATTAGCTCATTACTCGATAGATTAAAACTTGTAATTGAAAAAAAACAAATTACAACTGAAAAGATTCCAATAAAAAATGAATTAGAACTTCTCAAAAGATTTAATTGTAATTACATTATCTTCTTAATAGATGACTTAGATGCAACATTTCAAAATAAAGAAAAAGAACTTTTAGAACTAAGCACTTTCTTCTCAGCTTGTAGATATTTACTGCAAGATGTAAAAGATATAAGCTTCCGAATTACAATGAGATCTGATGTCTGGCCAATCATAAGAAGATTTGATGAATCATTGGATAAAGTTGAACAATATGTTCAAGAATTAAAGTGGTCTGAATCAGTTTTCAAGCAATTGCTTTATAAGAGACTTGAGTATGAATTTAATAAGAATAAGATTGCAAGAAAAAAAGAGTATTATACGAGCTACAAAGATAACTACTACCTTAATCAAGTATTTGAAAAACAAATGGAATGGGGTGCAAAGCTACAATATACTTACAGAGTTTTATATACTCTATCATACAGCAGACCGAGATGGGGGATCCAATTATGCAAACTCGCGCAAAAACAAGCTTTATCAGAAAACAAAACACTAATAAATCGAAATATTCTAACAACAGTCTGGGGAGAATACGGCAAAAAAAGAATATCTGACTTAATATCGGAGCATAAGCATCAAAGTAAGGACATAGAAGAAATTATAAACGCATTTCGTGGAGTTGAACGAAGACTATCTAGGGATGAGTTGATATTAACAATTAAAAATAAAATTCTAAATCACCTTTCGACAATTATTGATGGAGAAAAAGTAAACTCACCTTTACAAATCGGCCATTTTTTATATAGAATTGGGTTCATCGTTGCAAGATCTAACATAGAAACAGACCAATATCATCATTATTATTTTGAAGAAATGCCCGATTTTTTATCAAATAGAACTAATTCTGACTTTGGAATGGAATGGGAAATACACCCTTGTTTTAGACAAGCATTAGATATTGTAAAATTAAACGAATCAAAACTAGCTAAAAATAAACATAGATAA